The following proteins are encoded in a genomic region of Cricetulus griseus strain 17A/GY chromosome 7, alternate assembly CriGri-PICRH-1.0, whole genome shotgun sequence:
- the LOC100766450 gene encoding olfactory receptor 3A1 — MQPKLRANGTTVTEFILLGLVEIPELWPVVFILFLLAYMTTVGGNLSILAAVLVESKLHTPMYFFLGNLSVMDVGCISVTIPSMLVRLLSHKRTIPYGDCLTQLFFFHLLAGVDCFLLTAMAYDRFLAICRPLTYSTRMNHIVQRILVATSWACAFSNALTHTVAISTLDFCGPNVINHFYCDLPQLFQLSCSSTQINELLLFAVGFIMAGTPMALIFISYIHVAAAVLRIRSAEGRKKAFSTCSSHLTVVAIFYGTGIFTYMRLGSIKLSDKDKAIGIFNTVINPMVNPLIYSLRNPDVQAALWRVISGRRPAA; from the coding sequence ATGCAGCCAAAGCTTAGAGCCAATGGAACAACGGTTACTGAATTCATCCTGCTGGGTTTGGTGGAGATACCAGAGCTGTGGCCAGTGGTCTTCATACTCTTCCTCTTGGCTTACATGACCACGGTTGGGGGCAACCTTAGCATCCTGGCAGCTGTCTTGGTGGAATCCAAACTCCAcactcccatgtacttcttcctgggGAATCTGTCAGTGATGGACGTGGGGTGCATCAGTGTCACTATTCCCTCCATGTTGGTTCGGCTCTTGTCCCACAAGCGCACAATTCCATATGGAGACTGCCTCACACAGCTCTTCTTCTTCCATCTGCTGGCTGGggttgattgttttttgttgACAGCCATGGCTTATGACAGGTTCCTGGCCATCTGCCGACCCCTCACCTACAGCACCCGCATGAACCACATAGTCCAGAGGATCTTGGTGGCCACTTCCTGGGCTTGTGCCTTCAGCAATGCACTGACCCACACTGTGGCCATATCTACACTCGACTTCTGTGGCCCCAATGTGATCAATCACTTCTATTGTGACCTGCCCCAGCTCTTCCAGCTCTCCTGCTCCAGCACCCAGATCAATGAGCTGCTGCTCTTTGCAGTGGGTTTCATAATGGCAGGAACCCCCATGGCACTCATTTTCATCTCCTATATCCATGTGGCAGCTGCAGTTCTGCGAATTCGCTCTGCTGAAGGCAGGAAGAAAGCCTTCTCCACATGCAGCTCTCACCTTACTGTGGTTGCCATATTCTACGGCACAGGCATCTTTACCTACATGAGACTTGGCTCCATCAAACTTTCAGATAAGGATAAAGCTATTGGGATTTTCAACACTGTCATCAACCCCATGGTGAACCCACTCATCTATAGCCTCAGGAACCCTGATGTGCAGGCTGCCCTCTGGAGGGTAATCTCAGGGAGGCGGCCAGCAGCTTAA
- the LOC100764700 gene encoding olfactory receptor 1P1, translating into MARGNQTSTFEFLLWGLSEKPQQQHMLFLIFLWMYLVTVVGNLLIVLAIGTDVRLHTPMYIFLASLSCADILFTSTTVPKALVNIYSQSRAISYAGCLAQLYFFLTFGDMDIFLLATMAYDRFVAICHPLHYQMIMSFRRCSLLVTACWTLTNLVAMIHTFLIFRLSFCSKKVIPDFFCDLEPLMKIACSETRINELVLLFLGGVVILIPFLLILVSYIHIVAAILRVPSAQGRCKAFSTCGSHLAVVSLCFGTVIRAYLCPSSSSSNSMVEDTAATVMYTVVTPLLNPFIYSLRNKDMKGALVRILRGKVSISWRQ; encoded by the coding sequence ATGGCAAGAGGAAACCAGACCAGCACCTTTGAGTTCCTCCTCTGGGGCCTCTCAGAGAAGCCACAGCAGCAGCACAtgctcttcctcatcttcctgtgGATGTATCTGGTCACCGTGGTTGGGAATCTGCTCATTGTCCTGGCCATTGGTACTGATGTACGACTCCACACCCCCATGTACATCTTCCTTGCTAGCCTGTCCTGTGCTGACATCCTTTTCACCTCCACCACGGTACCCAAGGCCCTGGTGAACATCTACTCCCAGAGCAGGGCCATCTCCTATGCAGGATGCCTGGCCCAGCTCTACTTCTTCTTAACTTTTGGAGACATGGATATCTTCCTATTGGCCACCATGGCTTATGACCGATTTGTGGCCATTTGTCACCCTCTCCACTACCAGATGATTATGAGCTTCAGGCGCTGCTCGCTCTTGGTAACAGCCTGCTGGACCCTTACAAATCTTGTTGCCATGATACACACCTTCCTCATATTCCGGCTCTCCTTCTGCTCCAAGAAGGTCATTCCAGACTTCTTCTGTGACCTGGAACCCCTGATGAAGATCGCTTGCTCTGAAACTCGTATCAATGAGCTTGTGCTTCTCTTCTTGGGAGGTGTAGTTATCTTAATCCCCTTTTTACTCATCCTTGTGTCTTATATCCACATTGTGGCAGCTATCCTCAGGGTCCCTTCTGCCCAAGGGAGGTGCAAGGCCTTTTCTACCTGTGGGTCCCACCTTGCTGTTGTGTCCCTGTGCTTTGGAACAGTGATAAGAGCTTATCTGTGTCCCTCATCTTCTTCTTCCAACTCAATGGTAGAGGACACAGCAGCCACTGTCATGTATACAGTGGTGACTCCCCTATTGAATCCCTTCATTTACAGCCTGCGGAACAAAGACATGAAGGGAGCACTGGTCAGAATTCTCAGGGGCAAAGTCTCCATCTCCTGGAGACAGTGA
- the LOC100766740 gene encoding olfactory receptor 1A1, which translates to MREENESSSTDFTLLGVTRQREQEYFFFILFLFIYPITVIGNTLIILAIHSDTRLHNPMYFFLANLSLVDIFFSSVTIPKMLANHLLGSKAISFGGCLAQMYFMIALANTDSYILAAMAYDRAVAISRPLHYATIMSPRPCVLLVVGSWVIGNANALPHTILTASLSFCGNKDVANFYCDITPLLQLSCSDIHFNVKMMYLGVGVFSVPLLCIIISYVRVFSTVLRAPSTKGFLKALSTCGSHLTVVSLYYGTVMGMYFRPLNSYSLKHALITVMYTAVTPMLNPFIYSLRNRDMKAALRKLFCHGASSSPM; encoded by the coding sequence ATGAGAGAGGAGAACGAATCTTCTTCCACAGATTTCACTCTCCTGGGAGTTACCAGGCAGCGGGAGCAGGaatatttcttcttcatcctcttcctgTTCATTTATCCCATCACAGTGATTGGAAACACGCTCATCATCCTAGCCATTCACTCTGACACTCGCCTTCATAatcccatgtacttcttccttgcCAACCTCTCCCTGGTTGACATCTTCTTCTCCTCTGTAACTATCCCCAAGATGTTGGCCAACCATCTCCTGGGGAGCAAAGCCATCTCTTTTGGGGGATGTCTAGCACAGATGTATTTCATGATAGCCTTGGCAAACACAGACAGCTATATCCTAGCTGCAATGGCATATGACCGAGCTGTGGCCATCAGTCGCCCACTTCATTATGCAACAATTATGAGTCCACGGCCTTGTGTCCTGCTGGTTGTTGGGTCCTGGGTGATTGGAAATGCCAATGCACTGCCCCACACCATACTCACAGCTAGCTTGTCCTTCTGTGGCAACAAGGATGTGGCCAACTTCTACTGTGACATTACTCCTTTGCTCCAGCTGTCCTGTTCTGACATTCACTTCAATGTGAAGATGATGTACCTCGGAGTGGGGGTTTTCTCTGTGCCACTGCTGTGCATCATCATCTCCTATGTCAGGGTCTTTTCCACAGTCTTGCGGGCTCCATCCACCAAGGGCTTCCTCAAGGCCTTGTCCACCTGTGGCTCTCACCTGACAGTGGTGTCTTTGTATTACGGGACAGTCATGGGCATGTATTTCCGGCCCCTGAACAGTTACAGTCTGAAGCATGCATTGATAACTGTGATGTACACAGCAGTGACCCCAATGCTGAACCCtttcatctacagcctgaggaacaggGACATGAAGGCTGCGCTGAGGAAACTCTTCTGTCATGGTGCCTCCTCATCTCCGATGTGA